The Solidesulfovibrio fructosivorans JJ] genome has a window encoding:
- a CDS encoding PTS sugar transporter subunit IIA — translation MRLEDYLQPDFVIGELVSESKPDVLAELIAPMKARWPDFDDVRARQVLLDRENLGTTGIGDGVAIPHGKMENLEQIVIVVGRSLKGVNFDALDFKPCRIFFLVLAPEHVAGLHLRILAHISRLLSDESFRHAFMSAENDAALWQVLTAAA, via the coding sequence ATGCGTCTTGAGGATTATCTCCAGCCCGATTTCGTGATCGGGGAGCTTGTGTCCGAGTCCAAACCCGACGTGCTGGCCGAACTGATCGCCCCGATGAAGGCCAGATGGCCCGATTTCGACGATGTCCGGGCGCGCCAGGTGCTGCTTGACCGGGAAAACCTCGGCACCACGGGGATCGGCGACGGCGTCGCCATTCCCCACGGCAAGATGGAGAACCTCGAGCAGATCGTCATCGTCGTCGGCCGCAGCTTAAAGGGCGTCAACTTCGATGCGCTGGATTTCAAGCCCTGCCGCATCTTCTTTCTCGTCCTCGCCCCGGAGCACGTGGCGGGCCTGCACCTGCGCATCCTGGCCCACATCTCCCGGCTGCTGTCCGACGAATCCTTCCGGCACGCCTTCATGAGCGCCGAAAACGACGCCGCCTTGTGGCAGGTGCTCACGGCCGCGGCCTGA
- the tadA gene encoding tRNA adenosine(34) deaminase TadA has product MALQPAKRFIAGQNEEGTPFPPSPPGWASFEAVMALALEKARGAAAQGEAPVGAVVLSAAGELLGAAGNAPITRHDPTAHAEILALRQAAAHVGNYRLPGSIMAVTLEPCVMCLGAMIHARVGLLVYGASDPRTGAIASMLPGPDLPFFNHRFDVLSGVLEATCGGLLRDFFRERRSRPADTDNE; this is encoded by the coding sequence ATGGCCCTACAACCAGCCAAACGATTTATCGCCGGACAAAATGAGGAGGGCACGCCCTTTCCCCCTTCCCCGCCGGGCTGGGCCAGCTTCGAGGCGGTGATGGCGCTGGCCCTGGAAAAAGCCCGGGGAGCGGCCGCCCAGGGCGAAGCGCCTGTCGGCGCGGTGGTGCTCTCGGCGGCGGGCGAACTGCTCGGCGCGGCCGGCAATGCGCCCATTACGCGCCACGACCCCACGGCCCACGCCGAGATTCTGGCCCTGCGCCAGGCCGCGGCCCACGTCGGCAATTACCGTCTGCCGGGTTCGATTATGGCCGTGACCCTGGAACCGTGCGTCATGTGCCTGGGGGCCATGATCCACGCCCGGGTGGGGCTGCTCGTCTACGGGGCGTCCGACCCCCGCACCGGGGCCATCGCCTCGATGCTGCCCGGTCCGGACCTGCCCTTTTTCAACCACCGTTTCGATGTGCTGTCCGGGGTGCTTGAAGCAACCTGCGGCGGGCTGTTGCGGGACTTTTTCCGGGAGCGGCGCAGCCGGCCGGCTGACACGGACAACGAATAA
- a CDS encoding NAD(P)H-dependent flavin oxidoreductase, whose product MSFPSLTIGDLFLPVALVQGGMGVGISLSGLASAVAASGGLGVISAAGIGVKEPDFSSNYIEANNRTLAREIRAVRAKTAGALGVNIMVAMANFADLVKTALRENVDVIFSGAGLPLDLPSYLTEGSKTKLVPIISSARAAVILCKKWLSRFGRTPDAFVVEGPMAGGHLGFKAEQIDDPAFALEKLVTEVVAGLGPYTAPNGLPIPVIAAGGVYTGADIRRFITLGAAGVQMGTRFVATDECDADERFKQTYIAATEQDLVIIKSPVGMPGRAIRNGFLERVANGDKTPSSCPYHCIHSCEHGKAPYCITLALANAQRGRLTQGFAFAGQNAWRVDRIMPVAELFEELTAQYAQAEAAALLPQNQEVGEQDATQADIVRPLAASL is encoded by the coding sequence TTGTCGTTCCCTTCCTTGACAATCGGTGACCTGTTTCTCCCCGTGGCCCTCGTCCAGGGCGGCATGGGAGTCGGCATTTCACTTTCCGGCCTGGCATCCGCTGTGGCCGCCTCCGGCGGCCTCGGCGTCATTTCCGCAGCGGGCATCGGCGTGAAAGAACCGGATTTTTCCTCCAATTATATCGAAGCCAACAACCGGACTCTTGCCAGGGAAATCCGGGCCGTTCGCGCCAAGACCGCCGGAGCCCTCGGCGTCAACATCATGGTGGCCATGGCCAACTTCGCCGACTTGGTCAAAACGGCCCTCAGGGAAAATGTCGACGTCATTTTCTCCGGCGCCGGCCTGCCTCTCGATCTGCCCTCCTACCTGACCGAAGGCTCCAAGACCAAGCTCGTGCCCATCATTTCCTCGGCCCGGGCCGCCGTCATCCTGTGCAAAAAATGGCTGTCGCGCTTCGGCCGCACTCCGGACGCCTTCGTGGTGGAAGGCCCCATGGCCGGCGGACACCTGGGGTTCAAGGCCGAGCAGATCGACGACCCGGCTTTTGCCCTGGAAAAACTCGTCACCGAGGTCGTTGCCGGCCTTGGCCCCTACACCGCGCCGAACGGATTGCCCATCCCGGTCATCGCCGCCGGCGGCGTTTACACCGGGGCCGACATCCGCCGCTTCATCACCCTCGGCGCGGCCGGCGTACAGATGGGGACCCGCTTTGTGGCTACCGACGAGTGCGACGCCGACGAACGCTTCAAGCAAACTTACATCGCGGCCACCGAACAAGATCTGGTCATCATCAAAAGTCCGGTGGGCATGCCCGGCCGGGCCATCCGCAACGGCTTCCTGGAGCGCGTCGCCAATGGCGACAAAACGCCCTCCTCCTGTCCGTACCATTGCATCCATTCCTGCGAGCACGGGAAAGCGCCCTACTGCATTACGTTGGCCCTGGCCAATGCCCAACGCGGACGGCTTACACAAGGCTTTGCCTTCGCCGGCCAAAACGCCTGGCGGGTGGATCGCATCATGCCTGTGGCCGAACTGTTCGAGGAGCTCACGGCGCAGTATGCCCAGGCCGAAGCGGCCGCGCTTTTGCCCCAGAATCAAGAAGTCGGGGAACAGGACGCGACCCAGGCCGATATCGTCCGACCGCTGGCGGCCTCCTTGTAG
- the hpf gene encoding ribosome hibernation-promoting factor, HPF/YfiA family → MNITFNFKNFEPSDHLRDYARKRFEKLAKYTVATDASELQVNLAVEKTRQLADVIFLADNMHISAHEASEDMYSTIDMILDKVEAQAKKFREKQKDRRRQKAEVVHTQVISISEDADGARTPTIVQTDDYEPKPMAVEEAAMQLESLKYEFMVFINSETDRPNVIYRLRNGDFGLIDPGTGA, encoded by the coding sequence ATGAACATTACTTTTAATTTCAAGAATTTCGAGCCTTCGGATCATTTGCGCGACTACGCCCGCAAACGTTTCGAGAAGCTCGCCAAGTATACCGTCGCCACCGACGCCTCGGAGTTGCAGGTCAACCTTGCCGTGGAAAAGACCCGCCAGCTGGCCGACGTCATCTTCCTGGCCGACAATATGCACATCTCGGCCCACGAGGCTTCCGAGGACATGTACTCCACCATCGACATGATCCTTGACAAAGTCGAGGCGCAGGCCAAGAAGTTCCGCGAGAAGCAAAAGGACCGCCGCCGCCAGAAAGCCGAGGTCGTCCACACCCAGGTCATCAGCATAAGCGAGGATGCCGACGGCGCGCGTACGCCCACCATCGTCCAGACCGACGATTACGAGCCCAAGCCCATGGCCGTGGAAGAGGCGGCCATGCAGCTCGAAAGCCTCAAGTACGAGTTCATGGTGTTCATCAACTCCGAAACCGACCGGCCCAATGTCATCTACCGTTTGCGCAACGGCGACTTCGGCCTCATTGATCCTGGAACGGGAGCGTAA
- the gluQRS gene encoding tRNA glutamyl-Q(34) synthetase GluQRS has protein sequence MTVTRFAPSPTGFLHLGHAFSALTAFCAAREAGGRFLLRIEDIDPVRCKPAYTQKMLEDLHWLGLTWEEPVRVQSAHMAEYAAALGHLRARGLIYPCFCTRREIGELAAPQENDDVGPIYPGTCRNLSESERAARVRTHPCVWRLDMARACAQAGELTWHDAARGEIRAAPARFGDVVLARKDVLTSYHLSVTVDDALQGVTLVTRGQDLFAATDIHRLLQALLDLPTPRYRHHPLLRDATGRRYAKRDKSLTLRALREAGKTPAEVRAMAGCDTISR, from the coding sequence ATGACCGTCACCCGCTTCGCGCCGAGCCCCACCGGTTTTTTGCACCTGGGGCACGCCTTTTCGGCGCTCACCGCCTTTTGCGCGGCGCGGGAAGCCGGCGGGCGCTTCTTGTTGCGCATCGAGGACATCGACCCTGTACGCTGCAAGCCGGCCTACACCCAGAAGATGCTGGAAGATTTGCACTGGCTGGGCCTGACCTGGGAGGAGCCCGTGCGAGTCCAGTCCGCGCATATGGCGGAATACGCGGCGGCGCTTGGCCATTTGCGCGCAAGGGGCCTCATTTATCCCTGCTTTTGCACGCGTCGCGAGATCGGGGAACTCGCCGCGCCCCAGGAAAACGACGACGTCGGCCCCATTTATCCGGGCACCTGCCGCAACCTGTCCGAATCCGAGCGCGCGGCGCGGGTCCGAACGCACCCCTGCGTCTGGCGGCTGGACATGGCCCGGGCCTGCGCCCAGGCGGGCGAACTGACCTGGCACGATGCAGCGCGGGGGGAAATACGGGCCGCCCCCGCCCGTTTTGGCGATGTCGTGCTGGCCCGCAAGGACGTTTTGACAAGCTACCATCTCAGTGTCACGGTCGACGACGCCTTGCAGGGCGTCACACTGGTCACCAGAGGCCAGGACTTGTTCGCGGCCACGGATATCCATCGTCTGTTGCAGGCTCTTTTGGATCTGCCGACACCCCGCTACCGCCACCATCCGCTTTTGCGCGATGCGACGGGCCGCCGCTATGCCAAACGCGACAAGTCCCTGACGCTGCGCGCCCTGCGCGAGGCCGGAAAAACACCGGCCGAGGTGCGCGCCATGGCCGGTTGCGACACTATTTCCCGTTGA
- a CDS encoding phosphoribosylformylglycinamidine synthase subunit PurQ has translation MAQVRTLVITGYGTNCEVESAHAASMAGSDVTDIVFFSDIIAGRTRIDAYNFLIFPGGFLDGDDLGAAQAAAVRWKHAQTTDGETLLTQLKTFFEAGGLILGICNGFQLLVKLGLLPALGGDYFARQVSLANNDSARFEDRWVTLAANPASPCVFTRGVVRLDLPVRHGEGKLVPMSQAVLDDLVRTGAVALTYADPASGAATMEYPANPNGSPHAIAGLTDPSGRILGLMPHPEAFNHPTNHPGYTRGEHPMLGTVLFENAVAHLRAHA, from the coding sequence ATGGCGCAGGTGCGCACCCTCGTGATCACCGGTTACGGCACCAACTGTGAAGTGGAATCGGCTCATGCCGCGAGCATGGCCGGTTCCGACGTCACGGACATCGTTTTTTTCTCCGACATCATCGCCGGCCGGACGCGGATCGACGCGTATAATTTCCTGATTTTCCCAGGCGGATTTCTCGACGGCGACGACCTGGGCGCGGCGCAAGCCGCCGCAGTGCGCTGGAAACACGCGCAAACCACGGACGGCGAAACCCTGCTCACCCAGCTCAAAACTTTTTTTGAAGCCGGCGGACTCATCCTCGGCATCTGCAACGGCTTCCAGCTGCTGGTCAAGCTCGGCCTGCTGCCGGCGCTCGGCGGCGACTATTTCGCCCGGCAGGTGAGTCTAGCCAACAACGACTCGGCCCGGTTCGAAGACCGCTGGGTCACTCTCGCCGCCAACCCGGCCAGCCCCTGCGTGTTCACCCGGGGCGTCGTGCGCCTGGACCTGCCCGTGCGCCACGGCGAAGGCAAGCTCGTGCCCATGTCCCAGGCCGTTCTCGACGACCTCGTGCGCACCGGGGCCGTGGCCCTGACCTACGCCGACCCGGCCTCGGGCGCGGCCACCATGGAATACCCGGCCAACCCCAACGGTTCGCCCCACGCCATCGCCGGCCTGACCGACCCGTCCGGGCGGATTCTGGGACTCATGCCCCATCCCGAGGCCTTCAACCACCCCACCAACCATCCGGGCTACACCCGGGGCGAACACCCCATGCTCGGCACCGTGCTGTTCGAAAACGCCGTGGCCCACCTGCGCGCCCATGCGTAG
- a CDS encoding KdsC family phosphatase codes for MTHDATLAAARAKDIALLVLDVDGVLTDGGLYVDGRGEIAKRFHAQDGLGVKAAQIAGVAVAVISGLDSPAVAARIKELGIAEYHPGHYRKVPILRAIWERTGITPQRTAYLGDDWVDAGPMGIVGLPMAVADAQPEILDLALWVTSRGGGQGAVREAIRFILNASGHLAAAYDWFLRER; via the coding sequence GTGACGCATGACGCCACGCTTGCCGCGGCCAGGGCCAAGGATATCGCCTTGCTCGTGCTGGATGTGGACGGGGTTTTGACCGACGGCGGCCTGTACGTCGACGGCCGGGGGGAGATCGCCAAGCGGTTTCATGCCCAGGACGGGCTCGGCGTCAAGGCGGCCCAGATCGCCGGCGTCGCCGTGGCGGTCATAAGCGGCCTGGACAGCCCGGCCGTGGCCGCCCGCATCAAGGAACTCGGCATCGCCGAATACCATCCCGGCCATTACCGCAAGGTGCCGATCCTGCGCGCCATCTGGGAACGCACCGGCATAACCCCGCAGCGGACGGCCTATCTCGGCGACGACTGGGTGGACGCCGGCCCCATGGGGATTGTCGGTCTGCCCATGGCCGTGGCCGACGCCCAGCCGGAAATTTTGGACCTGGCCCTTTGGGTGACGAGCCGGGGCGGCGGGCAGGGCGCCGTGCGCGAGGCCATCCGTTTTATCCTGAATGCTTCCGGACACCTCGCGGCCGCGTACGACTGGTTCCTGCGGGAACGGTAA
- the rpoN gene encoding RNA polymerase factor sigma-54 — translation MALELRQQLKLSQQLVMTPQLQQAIKLLQLSRLELLESVQQELLENPLLEESIEEDRQPESTMAEDNLGPSGDTSDAAMEKELLKNAEWDDYLGDFASTGRQAQAHESEIPEEGMAFDARLASKPSLEGHLGWQMRLSNFTPKQLEIGEAIVGSLNSSGYLRASLDELAQMTSTSVEAVEEVLHRLQRFDPVGVAARTPSECLLTQIEVYGYDDPILIELVRDHLEDLEKKRYKPLAKKFRIAMEKLKEYLELIQTLNPMPGASYGSGDPIYVSPDAFVYKYGDDFVILLNEEGMPRLNVNMTYMDGLNPKADKDKDYLQDKMRSAMWLMKSLYQRQRTLYKVLESILKFQREFFEHGVTRLRPLILKDVADDISMHESTVSRITSNKYVATPHGIFELKFFFNSSLELDDGSTVGSESVKAMIKRIIAGENAKKPISDEAIADMLKEELQINIARRTVAKYRTAMGIESSSKRKEVF, via the coding sequence ATGGCCCTGGAACTGCGACAGCAGCTCAAATTGTCCCAGCAGCTGGTGATGACCCCCCAACTGCAACAAGCCATCAAGCTCCTGCAGCTGTCCCGGTTGGAGCTCCTGGAGAGCGTGCAGCAGGAACTTCTGGAAAACCCCCTTCTCGAGGAATCCATAGAGGAAGATCGGCAGCCCGAATCCACAATGGCCGAGGACAACCTCGGCCCGAGCGGCGACACCAGCGACGCGGCCATGGAAAAGGAGCTGCTCAAAAACGCCGAGTGGGACGACTACCTCGGTGATTTCGCCAGCACCGGCCGACAGGCCCAGGCGCACGAGTCGGAGATCCCGGAAGAGGGCATGGCCTTCGACGCGAGGCTTGCCTCCAAGCCCTCTCTTGAAGGGCACCTCGGCTGGCAGATGCGTCTGTCCAATTTCACGCCCAAGCAGCTCGAGATCGGCGAGGCCATCGTCGGCAGCCTCAACTCCTCGGGCTATCTGCGCGCTTCCCTCGACGAGCTGGCCCAGATGACGTCCACCAGCGTCGAGGCGGTGGAGGAAGTGCTGCACCGCCTCCAGCGTTTCGACCCTGTGGGCGTGGCCGCCCGCACCCCCAGCGAGTGCCTGCTGACCCAGATCGAGGTCTACGGCTACGACGATCCCATTTTGATCGAGCTTGTGCGCGACCACCTCGAGGACCTGGAGAAAAAGCGCTACAAGCCGCTGGCCAAGAAATTTCGTATCGCCATGGAAAAGCTCAAGGAATACCTGGAGCTGATCCAGACGCTCAATCCCATGCCCGGGGCCAGCTACGGCTCGGGCGATCCCATCTATGTGAGCCCCGACGCCTTCGTCTACAAGTACGGCGACGACTTCGTCATCCTGCTCAACGAAGAGGGCATGCCCCGGCTTAACGTCAATATGACCTACATGGACGGGCTTAACCCGAAGGCGGACAAGGACAAGGATTACCTGCAAGACAAGATGCGCTCGGCCATGTGGCTCATGAAAAGCCTCTACCAGCGCCAGCGCACGCTCTACAAGGTCCTGGAGAGCATCCTCAAGTTCCAGCGGGAGTTTTTTGAGCACGGCGTGACGCGACTGCGGCCGCTGATTTTAAAGGACGTGGCTGACGACATCAGCATGCACGAATCCACGGTCAGCCGCATCACGTCCAACAAATACGTGGCCACGCCCCACGGCATCTTCGAGCTGAAGTTCTTTTTCAACAGTTCCCTGGAACTCGACGACGGCAGCACGGTGGGTTCGGAGTCGGTCAAGGCCATGATCAAGCGGATCATCGCCGGCGAGAACGCCAAGAAACCCATCAGCGACGAGGCCATCGCCGATATGCTCAAGGAAGAGCTGCAAATCAACATCGCCCGCCGTACCGTGGCCAAATACCGCACGGCCATGGGCATCGAATCTTCGTCCAAACGCAAGGAAGTTTTCTGA
- a CDS encoding CTP synthase — MKTKFIFVTGGVLSSLGKGLAAASIGALLQARGLKVTIQKLDPYINVDPGTMNPFQHGEVYVTDDGAETDLDLGHYERFLGVPMSQGNNYTSGRVYFSVIQKERRGDYLGGTVQVIPHVTDEIKRAILGVAGDEDVAIIEIGGTVGDIEGQPFLEAIRQLRMDLGRENVLYIHLTLVPYLRVAGEVKTKPTQHSVKELRSIGIQPDIIICRSEVDLTRDLKEKIALFCDVDADAVFTAVDVKDIYEVPLKLYAEGVDQKIAILLRLPAKNADLTAWRAMVDRLDNPSGSVSIAIVGKYVDLKEAYKSLHEALVHAGGIAGVSIRFVYVNSEEVTRENAAGHFAGIDGILVPGGFGSRGVEGKIAAIEYARTQGIPFFGICLGMQCAVIEYARHVLGLSGANSEEFDLTTSDPVIYLMREWFDFRTKKIERRDPSCNKGGTMRLGAYPCVVKPDTKAAAAYGAGEISERHRHRYEFNKAYAAAFEEGEMVLSGLSPDGELVEMVELPEHPWFLGCQFHPEFKSSPMKPHPLFREFVLAAKRQQGA; from the coding sequence ATGAAGACCAAATTTATTTTCGTTACGGGGGGGGTGCTGTCCTCCCTGGGCAAGGGGCTGGCCGCCGCCTCCATCGGCGCGCTGCTCCAGGCCCGGGGGCTTAAGGTCACCATCCAAAAGCTCGATCCCTACATCAACGTCGATCCCGGCACCATGAACCCCTTTCAGCACGGCGAGGTGTACGTCACCGACGACGGGGCCGAAACCGACCTCGACCTCGGGCATTATGAGCGTTTTCTCGGCGTGCCCATGAGCCAGGGCAACAACTACACCTCCGGCCGGGTCTATTTCAGCGTCATCCAGAAGGAGCGCCGGGGCGACTACCTGGGCGGCACGGTGCAGGTGATCCCGCACGTGACCGACGAGATCAAGCGGGCCATCCTCGGCGTCGCCGGTGATGAGGACGTGGCCATCATCGAGATCGGCGGCACGGTTGGCGACATCGAGGGCCAGCCGTTTCTGGAGGCCATCCGCCAGTTGCGCATGGACCTCGGCCGGGAAAACGTCCTCTACATCCACCTGACCCTGGTGCCGTATCTGCGCGTGGCCGGCGAGGTGAAGACCAAGCCCACCCAGCACAGCGTCAAGGAGCTGCGCTCCATCGGCATCCAGCCCGACATCATCATCTGCCGCAGCGAGGTGGACCTGACGCGGGACCTCAAGGAAAAGATCGCGCTTTTTTGCGACGTGGACGCCGACGCGGTGTTCACGGCCGTGGACGTCAAGGACATCTACGAGGTGCCGCTCAAGCTCTATGCCGAGGGCGTGGACCAGAAAATCGCCATTTTGTTGCGCCTGCCGGCGAAAAATGCCGATCTGACCGCCTGGCGGGCCATGGTCGACCGGCTGGACAACCCCTCCGGCTCGGTCTCCATCGCCATCGTCGGCAAGTATGTGGACCTCAAGGAGGCCTACAAGAGCCTGCACGAGGCGCTGGTGCACGCGGGCGGCATCGCCGGCGTGTCGATCCGTTTCGTGTACGTCAATTCCGAGGAAGTCACCCGCGAGAACGCGGCCGGGCACTTCGCCGGCATCGACGGCATCCTGGTCCCGGGCGGGTTTGGTTCGCGCGGGGTCGAGGGCAAGATCGCGGCCATCGAATACGCCCGCACCCAGGGCATCCCCTTTTTCGGCATCTGCCTCGGCATGCAGTGCGCGGTCATCGAATACGCCCGCCACGTGCTTGGGCTTTCCGGGGCCAATTCCGAGGAATTCGACCTGACCACCAGCGATCCGGTCATCTACCTCATGCGGGAATGGTTTGATTTCCGCACGAAGAAGATCGAGCGCCGCGACCCTTCCTGCAACAAGGGCGGCACCATGCGCCTGGGCGCTTATCCCTGCGTGGTCAAGCCCGACACCAAGGCCGCCGCGGCCTACGGCGCCGGGGAGATTTCCGAGCGTCACCGCCATCGCTACGAGTTCAACAAGGCCTACGCCGCCGCCTTCGAAGAGGGCGAAATGGTGTTAAGCGGCCTGTCCCCGGACGGGGAACTCGTGGAGATGGTGGAATTGCCCGAGCATCCCTGGTTTCTCGGCTGCCAGTTCCATCCGGAATTTAAAAGCAGCCCCATGAAACCCCATCCGCTCTTCCGGGAGTTCGTCCTGGCGGCCAAGCGCCAACAAGGGGCGTAG